Within the Myxosarcina sp. GI1 genome, the region AGACTTTGAGGCGTTAGCCTCTGTGGATCGCCGCTCCTTTTAACTTCCGCGTAGCGATACTAGTGCCTAATCTAAACTGAAACTTCGCCGAGTTCGCGAGTCATATAATCAAAAGGTTCATCTAAGAAAGAGGTGTTATCTACTCCTGCTTCCGATGCCATTCCTTTAATCATTTCCTTCATAATTTGGATACCCGAAACGGTAGGACCGATCGGTACGCCCAAAGAATTATAGGTTTCGCGCAAACCCTGCAACACTCGTTCGTCCAAAACGTCCATATTACCTGCAACTAGAGCATAACTTGCGTAGCGTAGGTAATAGTCCATATCCCGCAAACAAGCAGAATAGCGACGAGTTGTATAGGCATTACCGCCAGGACGAAGTAATTCGGGAACTTCTTCAAACAGCTTGGTACCAGAATCTCTGACGATTTCAGCGGCATTACCGCTAATCATGGTAGCAACTGTTACTCTATCTTTTCCCGATTCAAAGTAGTCTTTTAAACTGTCAATAGCATTGCGATCGAGATAACGACCCGCAACGTCATAATTTTTAATTAAGCTGGTGACTGCATCCCGCATCTGATTTGATTTCTCCCAACAGCAATTTTTTTAAAGTTAGCGGACAAATAATAATTAAATATTAGCCCATCATAAATTTGTATCTATCATATAATCCCACAACACGTATCAGAGACTCTAATTTCAATTACAAATATTAAAAGTGCGATGCTGAAATTGCGCTCAAAAAAACTATTTCAAACTATCTCTAACCAGCTAAATATCAGGAGTTTTGTTAATTTGGTTACATTTTTTTAAAATCTACAGATTTACAGTCAGTTAAAAGGTGGTAATTCTGTTACAGACTTAACAAAACTTTGATGCTACTGTTTTTTAGCATAGTTCGAGTTTAAAAAAATTAATTAGTAAGGAGCTAGTTTATGGCTGAGACTGCACAAGAAGTCTTGAAAATGATTGAAGACAACGATATCGAACTAATCGATTTAAAATTTATCGATTTATTTGGTATTTGGCAGCACTGTACTTTTCATCGCAGCCTCATCGATGAAGAGGCATTTACCGAGGGAGTTGCTTTTGACGGTTCTAGTATTCGCGGTTGGAAAGCAATCAACGCTTCGGACATGGCAATGGTTCCCGAACCTGCCACTGCCTGGATCGATCCGTTTATGGAAATCCCGACTCTCAGCATGATTTGTTCGATTAAAGAACCCCGTACGGGAGAATGGTACGATCGCGATCCGCGCTCTATCGCTCAAAAAGCGGTTGAATATATGCGCGGCACTGGTATTGGGGATATGGTTTATTGCGGTCCCGAACCAGAGTTTTTTGTTTTTGATGACGTGCGCTACGATCAATCAGAAAATGAAGGCTACTATCACATCGATTCTGTAGAAGGTATCTGGAATTCTGGCAGCAAAGAAGAAAACGGCAATTTAGGCTATAAACTCGGTCACAAACGCGGTTATTTTCCCGTTGCTCCTTGTGATACTCTTCAAGACATCCGCAGCGAAATGTTACTAACTATGGGAAAATGTGGCGTACCCATTGAAAAACATCACCACGAGGTAGCTTCTGGAGGACAGTGCGAACTAGGAATTAAGTTTGCCGACCTGGTTCATGCAGCAGATTACGTTTTGACCTATAAGTACGTAGTCAAAAACGTGGCTAAAAAATACGGTAAAACTGCTACTTTTATGCCCAAACCGATGTTTAATGACAACGGTACGGGGATGCACACGCACATGTCGATCTGGAAAAATGGCGAACCTCTATTTTTTGGTGATGGCTATGCCGATTTAAGCCAGACAGCATTGCATTTTATTGGTGGCATACTCAAACACGCACCCGCACTTTTGGCATTTACCAATCCTTCGATTAATTCTTACAAGCGTCTGGTTCCTGGTTTTGAAGCACCTGTAAACTTGGCTTTCTCTCAAGGAAACCGTTCTGCTTCAGTACGTATTCCGCTAACTGGCGGCAATCCCAAAGCCAAGCGATTTGAATTCCGCTGTCCCGATGCTTCTTCTAATCCTTATTTAGGCTTCTCAGCAATGTTGCTGGCGGGTATCGATGGGGTGAAAAACCAAATCGACCCAGGCGATCCTTTAGATGTAGACATTTACGAACTATCACCCGAAGAACTGAGTAAAATTCCTTCTACTCCTGGTTCTTTAGAAGGTGCTTTAGAAGCATTAGAAAAAGACCACGCTTTCTTAACTGATTCGGGAGTATTCACTGAAGATTTTATTCAAAACTGGATTCAGTTTAAGCTAGATGCAGAGGTCAATCCTTTGCGCTTGCGTCCCCATCCCTATGAATTCGAGCTTTATTATGATTGCTAAAAGCAGCTTGTAGCGGATAAAAAGGTTAAGCGTAATTCTACGATTGCTTTTATAGCTAAACCATCGGTTAGGGATGTTGAATCGATCGACATCCTTAATTTTTTTAGATAACGGAGGAGTGGAGAATTTATGCGCGTTGGACGAAGCTAGGATTAAACGCTTATGTAAAAGGAGTTTTTAGTAATTTTAGTTTTTTCTCGATCGAAACTCTGTTTTTATGTCATAATAGTCATTGGCAAGAACATAGCACAGCCTGTTAAACCCCTTAAGCTGTGTGTTTCATCAGTTCCAAAAGGAATTTGATAAATTGCGGGTGTAGCTCAGTGGTAGAGCGTCACCTTGCCAAGGTGAATGTCGCGCGTTCGAATCGCGTCACCCGCTTTCGGGGTAGAACCCCTCACATACCTAGCTTCGGTGACAATCTAACCACTGAGCTACATCTCTGATTCATATCTGGTTTTCTTGGTACTGAACCAATTCTGAACCAAATAGCGATCGCACTAAAGTAATCGATCGACAACTTGTTTTTAGTTGAAATAATGGTTATTGTTCTCAATTAATAGTTTCAACAACATGAGTAACAAAGCCAATCAGTTTATTATCAAAGATTTTTCTCTACAGTGCGGGGCGGTATTACCCGAAGCAACCATTGTTTATAAAACCTATGGAGAACTCGATCGCGATTGCACTAACGCCATTCTCTATCCTACCTCCTACGGAGCGCAGCATAGCGATATTGACTGGTTAATTCGTTCTAACAGCATTCTCGATCCCAGCCAGTATTTTATAATCATCCCCAATATGTTTGGTAACGGCTTGTCTAGCTCCCCTAGCAATTGTGAAGACTGTGGTTTGGCAGAGTCGGGGTTTTGGTTTACCCATGTAGATAATGTTCGCGCTCAGGAACAATTACTTAGAGAAGTATTTAAAGTAGAAAGACTGACTTTAGTTTACGGTTGGTCGATGGGAGCGCAGCAGGCATATCATTGGGGTGCGCTGTATCCCAATCGCGTCGAGCGGATCGCGGCTCTTTGCGGTACTGCACGTACTACCGTTCATAATAAAGTTTTTTTAGAAAGTTTGCGAACTTCTCTAACCGCCGATCCTGCTTGGAATGGCACTAGGTTTGACAGTATTCCCGATCGCGGTTATCGTGCTTTTGCCCGAATTTATGCTAGTTGGGCAGCATCTCAGGCATATTATCGAGAAAGAATTTATTATCAGTTTGGTTACGAGTCTCTAGAAGATTATTTACTGCGGGGTTGGGAGGCTAACTACCGCCGCCGCGATCCTCATGATTTGTTATCGATGATAGATACGTGGTTGCAGTGTGATGTCAGTAATAATTCTAATTATCAAGGAGATTATTATCAGGCACTAAACTCAATTACTGCTAAAACTCTAGTCATGCCAGCAACGACAGATTTGTATTTTACTCCCGAAGATTGTCAGGCAGAAGCAGAATTAATTTCTAATGCAGAGTATCGCCCCATTCCTTCTATTTGGGGTCATCGAGCGGGTAATCCCTATCAAAACTCTGAAGATGAAGCGTTTATTAAAAGAGCAGTTAGAGAATTATTGACCGAAAAAAACGGCTATTAAATTATAAAACAATCTTAATGGTTAAAATACAGCGGTTGTCGATTGTCTAAGGTACATCAAAAAGCAGAAGAGCTTCGCTTTGCTAGATAGCCTGGGCAGGCATGGTTTAATAATGAATTTTCAATTGAGTAGTGATTCGGTATATGAATCTCCACAACTAAAAGGCAAACGAGCTTAATCCGTGTTTTGAAAGTAGCTCATTAGATTTCTCAGACAACCTCTCAGATGAATAAAACACCCGTTTCCAGCATTAATAAGATTGAATATTGCCGGATCGCATATTCTATATTCTAAGGAACATTCAGGAACGATATCGATTATTTTGCCAGAGTGCAATCGCCTGTTGATGTATTTCTTGCCAGGAAATAGCGTTTTTCTTGGCTAAAGCAGCACAGTCTTCGTATTCTGGATGAATGTTAACAATCTCTTTTGCGTTACCTTCTCCCCAACTGGCAACTTTGATTTTTACCGCACCATATTTAGTTTCTACCGTCTCTATTTCTCGATTTAAAATACTTCTGGTTTGAGTTGTTTCTCTAATGCCCAAAGTAGTGGTTTCGCGGAAGATAACGGTTTTGCAGGTAGCTACTAACTCTGGATGACAGATAACGGTGAGTAAGATACCAACTCGCGATTTTTTCATAGCGATCGCCTGAGTGAAAACATCTAAAGCACCAGTTTGTAATAATTTTTCTGAGGTATAAGCAATAGCTTGCGGACTGAGATCGTCAATTTGAGTTTCCAATACAGTTATGGTTTCTTTAGGAAGTCGATCTACTGGCATTGCTGAAGTATCATTACTGCTTGTCGTTCCCAACCACAACCGCAAAATATTGGGTATGGCTAAATCTCTCAAACCCGCACCCAAGCCAATTTTTTCGAGCCTCATAGTGGGAGGCGAACCAAAGCTAGTTGCCAGGGTAGTGGCGATCGCTGCTCCCGTTGGCGTAACCAGTTCTTTTTCGATACCATTACTATATACTGGTACTTCTCGTGTCTCCCAGAGTTTGACTACCGCAGGTACGGGAACTGGCAATTTACCATGTGCGGCTTTAACTATACCACCACCAGTAGGCATGGGCGAGCAATAAAGCTTATCTATACCCAACCAATCTAGTCCCAAGCAGGTACCGACAATATCGATAATGGCATCGGTCGCGCCTACTTCATGGAAATGGACTTTTTCTGGTGGAATGCCGTGTACTGCTGCTTCGGCAATTGCTAAGTTACGAAAAACTTGCAAACTCCAATCTTTAGCGCGATCGCTGATGGTAGCTGAAGTAATAATTTGTTCGATTTGCGGTAAATGTCTGCCGTGTTGGTGGTGATGAGGTTCTAGCAGATCGACCCAAACTTTGGTTGCTAACTGACCGTTACGGTTAACTTTTTCTTGTTTCAACTGATATTCTCGTTCGATTCCCAGACTTGCAAGGCGATCGCACAAATATTCCCAGGGTACGCCTAAATCGACTAATGCTCCCAAGCACATATCGCCAGCTATTCCCGTAGGACATTCCAAATAACCAACTTTACTCATAAAATACGAGACAGTATTTTTATCGAATCTCGGATCTATCTTAACGAGCGAGCGATATTTAGTGTTTATTGTTTTTTATGGCTACTCTATACGAATTACATCCTCAAAATCCCCAACAGCGTTCTATCGAACAAATAACCGCCGAGTTAAAACAAGGTGCGGTAATGCTATATCCTACCGATACGGTTTATGCAATTGGTTGCGATTTAAATGACAAATCTGCTGTAGAAAGGGTCAGACAGATCAAACAGCTTTCTAATGATAAACCCCTAACTTTTTTGTGTTCGTCGTTATCTAACATTGCCGAATATGCCAAAGTTAGCGATCGCGCCTATCGAATTATGAAACATTTAATTCCAGGCTCGTACACTTTTCTCTTACCCGCTACCAAACAAGTACCTAAATTAGTCATGAGTCCCAAACGTAAGACTACGGGGATTCGCGTTCCCGATTCTATAATATGTCAGGAATTACTAAAAAGTTTGGGTAATCCAATTATTTCTACTTCGGCTCACTTACCCGATGAAGAAGGTGATTTTCCCACTATGGGAGTAGAAAAAGCTTTGTTGTTTGATGCCTTGGAAAAACAAGTAGATATTATTATCGATAGTAATTTGGAACAAACATTTGAAGTTTCTACAATTATCGATTTTACTAATGAAATCCCCACAGTCGTGCGTCAGGGTTTGGGATTTTCCGAAGTAGAGAAATGGCTGGAAATTGTCTGAAATTATTTCGTTACACGAAAAATAATAAAGGACAGGTGTTTAATCTGTCCTTTTAGTTTTATTAAAAATGGAAAACAAATTAGAAGTTCATTTCCGCAGCTTGAACTGTTTCAATTTGTTTTTTCTTAATTACCAGCAATAGTTGTGCGATCATTACGCCACCAACAAAAACTAACAAGCCAGCAATTCGAGCGGGACTTTGCAAGACTACTTCGGTATCTTTTTGACCGAAACCACCTACATTAGGATTACTAGTTAAAGCGTCACCTGCGGCAATTTTCTGTCCTTCACTGACGATTAATTCTGGTCCTGCGGGAATATTTTCGACTACAGACTCTCCATTATCATAGGTATAAATAGTCAGTTCATAACCGCCACCTTCTTGAGAAGCAATCGAGGTAATCGTACCATCAGTAGAAGCTTTGAACATGTTGTTGTTGCTCAACTCTCCTGTAGGATAAACCTGTCCCCGTCCGCGATTTGCCCCTAAGTGAACCGCATACTTACCAAAGTTGATATTTTTGTCCGTTTTGGGGTTGGGGGAGAGAACTGGAAAAGTAATTTCTTGATATTGTTCTCCTGGTAAGGGACCTACTAAAACTACGTTGTCGTCTCCTTCTTTGTATTCCTGAAAATACATACTGCCGACTTTTTCCTTCATTTCTTCGGGAATGCGGTCGTCGGGAGCAATTTTAAAGCCTTCGGGCAGCATCAGTACCGCACCAACGTTCAAACCGCCTTTGGAGCCATCTCCAAGTACCTGTTGGCTATCTAAGTCGTAAGGAATTTTTACTACAGCTTCAAATACTGTATCGGGCAATACCGACTGAGGTATTTCTACTTCGGCAGCTTTTTCGGCTAGGTGACAGTTAGCACAGACAATTCTTCCCGTTGCTTCTCTTGGTGTTTCGGGTGCGGTTTGTTGCGCCCAAAAAGGATATGCCGCAGCCGTCTGAGAAATAGCTACATCACTGGCAAAGAAAATCGCCACAGTAGCGATCGCTACAAATACTGTTCTAGTTATTACTCGTTTGGCAGTTTGTAACCCTGCCAATAGTCTCTTAATGGTCATTTTGTTGTTTGACAATCTCAAAAATTATAAATTCTATTAATGATGTGTTGGTTACGATAATCGAGTTTTACTAATTACGTCCACCAAGGATCTTTATCGGTACGAAAATCGGTTTCCGTCCACTCGGTAAAGCGAATTTTGTCATCTTCGGTTACAGTAGCGTGAACCAAAGCCAAAGATTGAGGTGCAGGACCTCGAACGACTTTGCCAGCATCGTTATACTGCGAACCATGACAGGGACAAATAAATTTATTTTCGTTGCCGTTCCAGGGAACCACACAACCAAGGTGAGTACAGACAGCATTAATACCATAGTCGCCAATAGTATCGTCTCCTTTAACTACGATGTAGGTAGGATCGCCTTTTAGACCTTGTGACAAGCTGCGATCGCCTGCTTGGTGCTCGGTTAGATATTCGCTGGCGATAATATCATTTCCTAATGCGTCTTTGGCAGTCACCCCTTGACCTTCACCACCGCTAGAAGGGGGAATAAAGTATTTGACGACAGGATACAATGCTCCCAAGGCTACACCTGTAATCGAGCCAAAAGTAAGCAAATTTACAAATTGTCTGCGCCCCATATCGGGGACATCTGAAGAACCAGAAACTTGAGCCATAACGATAAAATGTAAAGTTTTCTAAATTAGAGAGGGACAAGTGCAAAATTAGTTCATTTTTTTAAGTCTTATCGCTGGCTTTTTTTAGCTAGCGACAGAGACATTATCTGAATCTTGTCTTTAAATTAACAATTCGGCGTACGGTTGGAAAATTTTTCTCTCAACCCAATACAAACCAATGTATTAAATTATTACAGAGATTGAGTACCCGTTGGCAATCAAAGCTAAAATTTAACTCCGAGAAGACAAAACCATGATAACAGGCGATCGCTTACGAGAAATAATATTAGAAAAGTGGGGGCGTTCCTACGATGTTCGGCTGAGAAAGGTTAAGGGCAAGATTTTCGTTCAGGTAATGTGGAAATATTTAGAACAGGCTTCTTTTCCCCTGTCAGAACAAGAATACTGCGAACATCTGAATGCGATCGCCGACTATTTAAATGCCTGGGGTAGTGTCGAACAAATTCAGGACTTTATCAAAAAAACTCGCGAACGTCCCCGATTGGGAAAAGCTGTTAGTATTCCTGTAGACTTGGGAGAGCGCACTTCTGAGTGGATTTTAAACGATTTTTGAGTTTTATTAAGAAATATTTCAAAAGCTTTTAACCTTTAGTCTTCTTAGCGTTCTTGTTAAATTTTGATGGGATTGAGCGATCGTGAAAGGCAAACGAATTGGAGTAATTGGCGGCGGACAACTGGCTTGGATGATGGCAMAAGCCGCTAGAAAACTAAATCTGGAACTAATCGTTCAAACTCCACGACAAGCCGATCCTGCTGTAAGTAGAGCCACAGGAGTAGTGTTAGCAGATATTAAAGATGTAGCTGCAACAGCAGAATTAGCAAAACGCTGCGATATTATCACTTTTGAAAATGAATTTATCGATCTTGATGCCCTAAAAACTCTAGAACAGCGGGGAGTTTGTTTTAGTCCCAACCTCGCTACCCTGTCACCTCTATTAGATAAGTACGAACAGCGTAGCTATCTTCGACAAATTGGCATAGATGTACCTCGCTTTGCCGCGATTGAGACAGCAGCAGATATTGATTCTTTTGGCGATTTTCCCCTGGTTCTGAAAGCGCGTCGTCATGGTTATGACGGACAAGGAACTTTCATTGTGCGCGATCGCCCTTCATTAGAAAAAATATTAGAATCTAATTCTGCACCAATAATGCTTGAAGAGTTCGTTCCCTTTACTAAAGAATTAGCGGTAATTGCTGCCCGTAGCGCATCGGGAGAAATTGTCACCTATCCCGTAGTAGAAACCTATCAACAAGAGCAAGTCTGTCACTGGGTAATTGCTCCTGCCGATATTTCGGAAACGGTGGCGGAAAAATGTCAGGCGATCGCCAGCAAGATATTAGAACGGCTGCAGGTAGTGGGATTATTCGGTATCGAATTATTTTTGACACCAGAAGAAAAAGTCCTGGTAAACGAAATTGCCCCCCGTACACACAATTCGGGACACTACACCCTAGATGCCTGTCATACTTCTCAATTTGCCATGCAGCTACAGGCGATCGCTAATTTACCTCTTGGTTCGCCGCAGTTGAAATCTGCTGGTGCGGTAATGATTAATCTACTCGGCTACGAAAATTCACAGTCAGATTATCAACAGCAGCGCGATCGCCTTAATGCTATTCCCAATGCTTACGTACACTGGTATGGCAAAACCTCTTATCCTGGCAGAAAACTAGGTCACGTTACAGTCTTATTAGATAGAGAAACAATTTCCCAAACTAAATCGATAATTGAACAAGTTAAAACGATTTGGTATGAGTGAGGAGATAGAGGGCAGAGGACAGAAAATTTCAAGCTCTAAGAAACAGACAAGACAAGAATAAAAACTTTTTACTCGCTACTCGCTACTCAAGAAACTT harbors:
- the apcB gene encoding allophycocyanin subunit beta, whose amino-acid sequence is MRDAVTSLIKNYDVAGRYLDRNAIDSLKDYFESGKDRVTVATMISGNAAEIVRDSGTKLFEEVPELLRPGGNAYTTRRYSACLRDMDYYLRYASYALVAGNMDVLDERVLQGLRETYNSLGVPIGPTVSGIQIMKEMIKGMASEAGVDNTSFLDEPFDYMTRELGEVSV
- the glnA gene encoding type I glutamate--ammonia ligase encodes the protein MAETAQEVLKMIEDNDIELIDLKFIDLFGIWQHCTFHRSLIDEEAFTEGVAFDGSSIRGWKAINASDMAMVPEPATAWIDPFMEIPTLSMICSIKEPRTGEWYDRDPRSIAQKAVEYMRGTGIGDMVYCGPEPEFFVFDDVRYDQSENEGYYHIDSVEGIWNSGSKEENGNLGYKLGHKRGYFPVAPCDTLQDIRSEMLLTMGKCGVPIEKHHHEVASGGQCELGIKFADLVHAADYVLTYKYVVKNVAKKYGKTATFMPKPMFNDNGTGMHTHMSIWKNGEPLFFGDGYADLSQTALHFIGGILKHAPALLAFTNPSINSYKRLVPGFEAPVNLAFSQGNRSASVRIPLTGGNPKAKRFEFRCPDASSNPYLGFSAMLLAGIDGVKNQIDPGDPLDVDIYELSPEELSKIPSTPGSLEGALEALEKDHAFLTDSGVFTEDFIQNWIQFKLDAEVNPLRLRPHPYEFELYYDC
- a CDS encoding alpha/beta fold hydrolase; amino-acid sequence: MSNKANQFIIKDFSLQCGAVLPEATIVYKTYGELDRDCTNAILYPTSYGAQHSDIDWLIRSNSILDPSQYFIIIPNMFGNGLSSSPSNCEDCGLAESGFWFTHVDNVRAQEQLLREVFKVERLTLVYGWSMGAQQAYHWGALYPNRVERIAALCGTARTTVHNKVFLESLRTSLTADPAWNGTRFDSIPDRGYRAFARIYASWAASQAYYRERIYYQFGYESLEDYLLRGWEANYRRRDPHDLLSMIDTWLQCDVSNNSNYQGDYYQALNSITAKTLVMPATTDLYFTPEDCQAEAELISNAEYRPIPSIWGHRAGNPYQNSEDEAFIKRAVRELLTEKNGY
- the larC gene encoding nickel pincer cofactor biosynthesis protein LarC, producing MSKVGYLECPTGIAGDMCLGALVDLGVPWEYLCDRLASLGIEREYQLKQEKVNRNGQLATKVWVDLLEPHHHQHGRHLPQIEQIITSATISDRAKDWSLQVFRNLAIAEAAVHGIPPEKVHFHEVGATDAIIDIVGTCLGLDWLGIDKLYCSPMPTGGGIVKAAHGKLPVPVPAVVKLWETREVPVYSNGIEKELVTPTGAAIATTLATSFGSPPTMRLEKIGLGAGLRDLAIPNILRLWLGTTSSNDTSAMPVDRLPKETITVLETQIDDLSPQAIAYTSEKLLQTGALDVFTQAIAMKKSRVGILLTVICHPELVATCKTVIFRETTTLGIRETTQTRSILNREIETVETKYGAVKIKVASWGEGNAKEIVNIHPEYEDCAALAKKNAISWQEIHQQAIALWQNNRYRS
- a CDS encoding L-threonylcarbamoyladenylate synthase produces the protein MATLYELHPQNPQQRSIEQITAELKQGAVMLYPTDTVYAIGCDLNDKSAVERVRQIKQLSNDKPLTFLCSSLSNIAEYAKVSDRAYRIMKHLIPGSYTFLLPATKQVPKLVMSPKRKTTGIRVPDSIICQELLKSLGNPIISTSAHLPDEEGDFPTMGVEKALLFDALEKQVDIIIDSNLEQTFEVSTIIDFTNEIPTVVRQGLGFSEVEKWLEIV
- the petA gene encoding cytochrome f: MTIKRLLAGLQTAKRVITRTVFVAIATVAIFFASDVAISQTAAAYPFWAQQTAPETPREATGRIVCANCHLAEKAAEVEIPQSVLPDTVFEAVVKIPYDLDSQQVLGDGSKGGLNVGAVLMLPEGFKIAPDDRIPEEMKEKVGSMYFQEYKEGDDNVVLVGPLPGEQYQEITFPVLSPNPKTDKNINFGKYAVHLGANRGRGQVYPTGELSNNNMFKASTDGTITSIASQEGGGYELTIYTYDNGESVVENIPAGPELIVSEGQKIAAGDALTSNPNVGGFGQKDTEVVLQSPARIAGLLVFVGGVMIAQLLLVIKKKQIETVQAAEMNF
- the petC gene encoding cytochrome b6-f complex iron-sulfur subunit yields the protein MAQVSGSSDVPDMGRRQFVNLLTFGSITGVALGALYPVVKYFIPPSSGGEGQGVTAKDALGNDIIASEYLTEHQAGDRSLSQGLKGDPTYIVVKGDDTIGDYGINAVCTHLGCVVPWNGNENKFICPCHGSQYNDAGKVVRGPAPQSLALVHATVTEDDKIRFTEWTETDFRTDKDPWWT
- a CDS encoding DUF3067 family protein, translating into MITGDRLREIILEKWGRSYDVRLRKVKGKIFVQVMWKYLEQASFPLSEQEYCEHLNAIADYLNAWGSVEQIQDFIKKTRERPRLGKAVSIPVDLGERTSEWILNDF
- a CDS encoding 5-(carboxyamino)imidazole ribonucleotide synthase, with protein sequence MKGKRIGVIGGGQLAWMMAXAARKLNLELIVQTPRQADPAVSRATGVVLADIKDVAATAELAKRCDIITFENEFIDLDALKTLEQRGVCFSPNLATLSPLLDKYEQRSYLRQIGIDVPRFAAIETAADIDSFGDFPLVLKARRHGYDGQGTFIVRDRPSLEKILESNSAPIMLEEFVPFTKELAVIAARSASGEIVTYPVVETYQQEQVCHWVIAPADISETVAEKCQAIASKILERLQVVGLFGIELFLTPEEKVLVNEIAPRTHNSGHYTLDACHTSQFAMQLQAIANLPLGSPQLKSAGAVMINLLGYENSQSDYQQQRDRLNAIPNAYVHWYGKTSYPGRKLGHVTVLLDRETISQTKSIIEQVKTIWYE